CGCGTTCGTCGCGGGTGCGTTGGGGCTGGCCGCATTCGCCTCCGCAGGCACCGCCGCAGCGTTGAGTTCGGCCGACGACAACTTCCTGGCCGATATCACCGCCGAGGGCATCGCCTACGACAGCACGCGGGGCGCGATCTCTGCCGGACACGATGTCTGCGTCGCTCTCGACGACGGCGCCGACCCCGTCGACCTCGGCATGGAGATCATGGGCGCGACCGACCTGACCACCGATCAGGTCGCGACCTTCGTCGTCTCCGCCGTTGACAACTTCTGCCCCGAGCACAGCGCCCTCTTCGCCTAGTCGGGCTAGACAGTTTCCCCGCCATATGTTTC
The sequence above is drawn from the Mycobacterium gallinarum genome and encodes:
- a CDS encoding DUF732 domain-containing protein, whose amino-acid sequence is MFTRNGVTKFAGTAFVAGALGLAAFASAGTAAALSSADDNFLADITAEGIAYDSTRGAISAGHDVCVALDDGADPVDLGMEIMGATDLTTDQVATFVVSAVDNFCPEHSALFA